From the Priestia koreensis genome, one window contains:
- the rsmB gene encoding 16S rRNA (cytosine(967)-C(5))-methyltransferase RsmB, whose protein sequence is MSKYNVREVALDILLSIEKNQAFSNLLLNKSIEKHGIKGKDTGLLTEMVYGTIQRKLTLDYYLEPFIKNPKKLQDWVRVLLRLSLYQMVYLDRIPERAVFYEAVEIAKKRGHKGISSMVNGVLRTIQRNGLKSLDEIKKPLERISIETSHPLWLVERWAAQYGVEKTKGICEANLRAPKQSLRVNTSKFTKEEVKAQLAEEGIQVKDGLFLEEALETQKGNAVYTEAFKQGMFTVQDESSMLVAHALNVEPNETILDSCAAPGGKSTHIAERLQQTGQVVSLDIHAHKVKLIEDQAKRLGLDNIDTKVSDSRKVQELFKDETFDRILVDAPCTGFGVMKRKPDVKYTKTEQDVKQLARIQADILRAVAPLLKKGGTLVYSTCTIDQDENQEVVYQFLQEHEDFQFDTTFKERMPSVLHPHVTESQIQLLPDDFQSDGFYIASLRKKV, encoded by the coding sequence ATGAGTAAGTATAACGTTCGTGAAGTCGCTTTAGATATTTTGCTTTCCATTGAAAAGAATCAAGCGTTTAGTAACCTGTTGCTAAACAAGAGCATTGAAAAGCATGGCATTAAAGGAAAAGATACGGGACTATTAACGGAAATGGTTTACGGAACGATTCAACGTAAGCTCACGCTTGATTATTATTTAGAACCGTTTATTAAAAATCCGAAAAAACTTCAGGACTGGGTACGCGTACTTCTTCGCCTGTCGCTTTATCAAATGGTGTACCTCGATCGTATTCCTGAACGAGCGGTTTTTTACGAAGCGGTAGAAATTGCGAAAAAACGTGGTCATAAAGGCATTTCATCAATGGTCAACGGTGTGCTTCGTACTATTCAGCGTAATGGGTTAAAAAGCTTAGATGAAATAAAAAAACCGTTAGAGCGTATTTCCATTGAGACAAGCCACCCGCTATGGCTTGTTGAGAGATGGGCAGCGCAATATGGGGTTGAAAAAACCAAGGGAATATGTGAAGCTAATCTTCGGGCTCCAAAACAATCCCTTCGCGTAAATACATCTAAATTTACGAAGGAAGAAGTAAAAGCACAGCTTGCTGAAGAAGGAATTCAAGTAAAAGACGGATTGTTTCTTGAGGAAGCCCTTGAAACACAAAAAGGGAATGCGGTGTATACAGAAGCATTTAAACAGGGCATGTTCACTGTTCAAGACGAAAGCTCTATGCTTGTTGCTCACGCATTAAACGTGGAACCAAACGAAACAATTTTAGACAGCTGTGCGGCGCCTGGAGGAAAGTCGACGCATATTGCAGAACGTCTTCAACAGACGGGTCAAGTCGTTTCATTGGACATTCACGCTCATAAAGTTAAGCTAATTGAAGACCAAGCAAAACGTCTTGGGTTAGATAATATTGACACAAAGGTGTCAGATAGTCGTAAGGTGCAGGAATTGTTTAAAGATGAAACCTTCGATAGAATATTAGTAGATGCTCCTTGTACAGGATTTGGCGTAATGAAACGTAAGCCAGATGTGAAGTATACGAAAACGGAGCAGGATGTGAAACAATTAGCGCGCATCCAAGCGGATATTTTACGTGCTGTAGCACCACTTTTAAAAAAAGGTGGAACACTTGTATATAGCACTTGTACAATTGATCAAGATGAAAACCAAGAGGTTGTGTATCAATTTTTACAAGAACATGAGGATTTTCAGTTTGATACAACGTTCAAGGAGCGTATGCCGTCTGTGCTGCATCCACATGTGACGGAAAGTCAAATTCAATTACTCCCAGATGATTTTCAAAGCGATGGTTTTTATATTGCTAGTTTAAGAAAGAAGGTGTAG